The nucleotide sequence CACGATCTCGTGCATATTGGGATTTGGCTCGTGAAATTCTGCTCGGATTAGGACTTTATCTTCCACATTTATTGGGGAAAAATTCTTTTCCCATTCCTCGTTCCAGTTGATATTTGGCATTTCTTCGTAAGAATATTGGATTTTCACATTGTCATTTTGAAAAAGCGGAATATTCTTCAATTCATTTTCATTGAAAATATCTTTCTGAATGTAGCCCAAAACACCGTCATATTCTTCGGTAAAGCTGTCAAAACCGATTTCTATCAGTTCTGCCATCAGTATTTCGTTCCAGGGTTGTAAAGGATTTATTTTAAAATTGAATTCTAAGTAAGCTGCCATTGTATAATTTTTTGCAAATTTAATTGATTTAGAATCTATTTATACTTATTTTGAGAAATTAACCACATAGGTACATAGTTTATCTAAAATAAAAAGACCAAATAGTTTTTCTATATGCCTATGTGATTGAAATTTTAATTCATTTTAATCTGATAAGTAAATCCTAGATGAAACCATCTTCCCGGCATCGGAACCAGATTAGATTCTGTGTATTTGGTATTTGTAAGGTTATTAATTAAGACATAAAAATTTAAGTCTTTGATTCGGAAATTAAGTTGCTCATCCAAAATATTATAACTGCCAAGATTCACACGTTCAGAGTATTTATAAATCAACTGATTGCTGAAAAATTTTAGGAATCTCAAATCCAATTGAGCAACAAATTGGTGTTTCAGATTCTGCAAAGAGAAACGGGAATATTTCATTTCATCTCTGTATTTATTATCCAGATAGGTATAAGCCAAACGGTAGTTCAGGAACGCAAATGGCTGATGTCTGAACTCAGTTTCAAAACCTTTCAGATCTATTTTTGTAATATTCACGGCTTTCCAAGGATCCGATGAAATTTCTTTTTGCCAGTCTATTCCATTGGTTGTGTTTCTCATAAACCCACTGATTTTCGCCAATATTTTTTGATTCTGAAAACGATAACCTAACTCAGAAGAAATTGCATTTTCCGGAACCAGACCAGGATTTCCTTTTTCTGCTGGACTGTTGTAATACAGATCTGTAAACGTCGGGATTCTGAAACCTTTTGATATCGCACCGAAAATCTTGTGATTTTGATTAAAAATATAGCCCAAATCTACACCTGGATAGAAAAAATCACCTCCCAAATAATTAGCCCAGCTTGCCCCTGGATTAACTTCCAGCTTCTGATCGAAAAATTTGACTTGATGCTCAAAAAACACCTGTGTCACATCTCTTTTTCTCTCACCAAGATTACTGCTGGTCAAAAATTCTTTTCTGTAATCTATTCCTACACTTGTGATTCCTATAGGTGATTCGTAGGAAGCATTTACGGTTCCTCCTACATTGTTCCCGATGTGCATATTTCTGTAGAATGAGGGATTCTCACGCTTAAGAAGATACATATCCTGACCTCTTCTCCAATAAACACTAGAATTAACCGAAAGATTACTGAATTTCTGCTCATATTGCAAACTTACAACGGAAGACTGCATTTCCTCATATTGATTGGTGTATGCTGGTGACGCGTAGAAACCGTTTGCTCCAAATTTCTTCTCAGAAAAACCTGCTTGCAAACCGATACTTCCGTTGCTAATCTTTAGTTTGTTCTGATAAAAATAATTCTGTATTTTATAATCTGTATTATATCTGTAACCGTCTGAAGCACCACTGCTTACCTGGAAAAGATTCGTAAATTTTTCTGTCCCAAATGTCCCAGATGCCGACAAATCATAGGTTTTGAAATCACCGCCTTGCGCTTTCACCGTTACCTGTTCTTGTGAAGATGTTTTGGTAATGATATTAATAACACCCGCAAAAACATTTTGCCCATATAACTTTGCAGATGAACCTTTGATGATCTCGATGCGTTCCACTGCCGAAATATCAAACGGAATATTAAATGTATTATGTCCCGTTTGTGAATCATTCATTCGCACGCCATTTATCAAAACCAAAACCTGCTCAAAAGAACTTCCTCTGATCCCGATATCACTCTGCACACCATTGGAACCGCGTCTCCTGATATCCAAACCAGAATAAAACTGGAGTAATTCATCAATACTTGTTGCCGGACTGTTCTCGATTTGCTTTTTGGTGATAACGGTAACATTTTCATTCACATCATTATGCGAAACCGACAAAAAACGACCTTGGAGATCTACTCTTTCTATATTATTTTCCTGATTCTGCGCCATTGCACTGATGCACAAACCACAGCTTAACAAAGTTGTAAAAGTTCTTTTCATATATAATTCTTATCAGTTCGAAAGGTTAATTCCATTAGTTAAAATTCACTTTTTGAATAATTGGGCGCTAATTTAGAAATTAACATTAAGTTGCAATCAAATTAATTGAGAAATTTAAAATGTAATTTGAAAACCTACCCGAAAACGATTTAATTTTACGTAAATTTGCTAGTCTTATTTTTACTATGGCTACAGCTTCTGAAATCGATATCAAAAAATATATTTTCGTT is from Epilithonimonas vandammei and encodes:
- a CDS encoding TonB-dependent receptor plug domain-containing protein, producing the protein MKRTFTTLLSCGLCISAMAQNQENNIERVDLQGRFLSVSHNDVNENVTVITKKQIENSPATSIDELLQFYSGLDIRRRGSNGVQSDIGIRGSSFEQVLVLINGVRMNDSQTGHNTFNIPFDISAVERIEIIKGSSAKLYGQNVFAGVINIITKTSSQEQVTVKAQGGDFKTYDLSASGTFGTEKFTNLFQVSSGASDGYRYNTDYKIQNYFYQNKLKISNGSIGLQAGFSEKKFGANGFYASPAYTNQYEEMQSSVVSLQYEQKFSNLSVNSSVYWRRGQDMYLLKRENPSFYRNMHIGNNVGGTVNASYESPIGITSVGIDYRKEFLTSSNLGERKRDVTQVFFEHQVKFFDQKLEVNPGASWANYLGGDFFYPGVDLGYIFNQNHKIFGAISKGFRIPTFTDLYYNSPAEKGNPGLVPENAISSELGYRFQNQKILAKISGFMRNTTNGIDWQKEISSDPWKAVNITKIDLKGFETEFRHQPFAFLNYRLAYTYLDNKYRDEMKYSRFSLQNLKHQFVAQLDLRFLKFFSNQLIYKYSERVNLGSYNILDEQLNFRIKDLNFYVLINNLTNTKYTESNLVPMPGRWFHLGFTYQIKMN